CACACTCCGACAACCAACGGTCCGCTGCCGTAGTCGGCGCGAAACGCCGTGTCCAACCCACCGGCGGCCGTGGTGATCTCGAAACCGCGTTCGGCGACCAGCGCCTGAGCCTTGGCGCAGCTGCGATGCTCGGCGAACGCCAGCTCGGGCTCGGCGTGGATGGCATGGGACAGCTCGACCAGCTCGCCACCACGGCGCCGCACCAATTCCTCGACGCGGTCGGATGCGCTGGCTGCTGGCATGCTCGCAGTATCTCATCGACGAGCACCCGCTCCCCGGCGAGCGGCTCAGTTAAGCTCGCCCAGTGTGGCTGACCCGCGCCCCGATCCCGACGAACTGGCCCGGCGGGCGGCGCAGGTCATCGCTGACCGCACCGGGATCGGCGAACATGACGTCGCGGTCGTGCTCGGGTCGGGATGGTTACCGGCCGTTGCGGCGTTGGGCTCCCCGACCACCGTGCTGCCGCAGGCCGAACTGCCCGGGTTTGTGCCGCCAACCGCAGCCGGGCATGCGGGCGAGCTACTGTCCGTGCCCATCGGTGCGCACCGGGTGCTGGTGCTGGCCGGTCGCATCCACGCCTACGAGGGACACGACCTGCGCTACGTCGTGCATCCGGTTCGGGCGGCCCGTGCGGCAGGGGCGCAGATTATGGTGCTCACCAACGCCGCCGGTGGGCTGCGGGCGGACCTTCAGGTCGGCCAGCCGGTGCTGATCAGCGATCACCTGAACCTGACCGCACGTTCGCCACTGGTTGGCGGGGAGTTCGTCGACCTGACCGACGCCTACTCACCGCGACTGCGGGAACTCGCCCGCCAATCCGACCCGCAGCTGGCCGAAGGCGTCTACGCCGGCCTGCCGGGGCCGCACTACGAGACACCGGCGGAGATCCGGATGTTGCAGACACTGGGCGCCGACCTGGTCGGCATGTCCACGGTGCACGAGACCATCGCGGCCCGGGCGGCGGGCGCTGAGGTACTGGGCGTATCCCTGGTGACAAATCTGGCGGCCGGGATCACCGGCGAGCCGCTGAGCCACGCCGAGGTGCTCGCCGCCGGAGCCGCATCGGCGACTCGGATGGGCGCGCTGCTAGCCGACGTGATCGCCCGGTTCTAAGCCGTGACGCCAGAGAATTGGATCGCCCACGACCCGGACCCGCAGACGGCCGCCGAGCTCGCCGCCTGCGGCCCCGACGAGCTGAAAGCGCGGTTCAGCCGCCCACTGGCGTTCGGCACCGCGGGGTTGCGCGGGCACCTGCGGGGCGGGCCGGACGCGATGAACCTGGCGGTGGTGTTGCGCGCCACCTGGGCGGTGGCACGGGTGCTCACGGATCGAGGTCTGGCTGGTTCGCCGGTGATCGTGGGGCGCGACGCTCGGCACGGCTCACCGGCGTTTGCCGCTGCGGCCGCCGAAGTGCTTGCCGCCGCAGGTTTTTCCGTGCTGCTTCTGCCCGATCCCGCACCCACCCCGGTGGTGGCGTTCGCGGTGCGGCACACCGGCGCCGCCGCTGGGATACAGATCACGGCGTCACACAACCCGGCGACCGACAACGGCTACAAGGTCTATGTCGACGGCGGCCTTCAGCTCCTCGCCCCTACCGACCGGCAGATCGAAGCCGCGATGGCCACCGCGCCCCCGGCCGATCAGATCGCCAGGAAGACCGTCAACCCCAGTGAAAACCGCGCCTCCGATCTGATCGACCGTTATATCCAGCGTGCGGCCGGGGTCCGAAGGTGCGCCGGTTCGGTCCGGGTGGCCCTGACGCCGCTGCACGGGGTTGGCGGGGCGATGGCCGTCGAGACCCTTCGGCGAGCCGGTTTCACCGAGGTGCATACCGTGGCGACGCAATTCGCGCCGAATCCCGACTTCCCCACCGTGACATTGCCGAACCCCGAGGAGCCCGGAGCCACCGACGCACTGCTCACCCTGGCTACCGACGTGGACGCCGACGTCGCGATCGCGCTGGATCCCGATGCGGATCGCTGCGCGGTCGGGATACCCACGGTGTCGGGATGGCGGATGCTGTCCGGTGACGAAACCGGTTGGCTACTAGGTGATTACATCTTGTCGCAAACCGACGACCGGGCGTCGCCGCCGGAAACCAGGGTGGTGGCCAGCACCGTGGTGTCGTCGCGGATGCTGGCGGCGATCGCCGCGCATCACGCTGCCGTGCACGTGGAGACCCTCACCGGCTTTAAGTGGCTGGCGCGCGCCGATGCGAACCTGCCCGGCACCCTGGTGTACGCCTACGAGGAAGCGATCGGGCACTGCGTCGACCCCACCGCGGTGCGTGACAAAGACGGCATCAGCGCCGCGGTGTTGGTGTGCGATCTGGTGGCCGCGCTCAAAGGCCAGGGTCGTTCGGTGACCGACGCGCTCGACGAGCTCGCCCGATGCTACGGCGTGCATGAGGTTGCCGCCCTGTCACGCCCCGTGAGCGGCGCCGTCGAGACCACCGACCTGATGCGACGGCTCCGCGAGGACCCGCCGCGTCGGCTGGCCGGTTTCCCCGCCACGGTCACCGATATCGGCGACACGCTGATCCTCACCGGCGGCGACGACAACATGTTGGTCAGGGTGGCGGTGCGGCCTTCTGGAACAGAACCGAAGCTGAAGTGCTACTTGGAGATTCGCTGCGCGGTGACCGGTGACCTACCAGCTGCCCGACAGCTGGTGCGGGCGAGGATCGATGAGCTGTCGGCTAGCGTGCGGCGGTGGTGGTGACTCAGCGCGGGCCGAACTGGCGATCGCCGGCATCGCCGAGACCGGGCACAATGTAGGCGACCTCGTTAAGCCCTTCGTCGATGGCCGCAGTGAACAACCGCACGTTTGGCGCAGCCTTCTGCAGCGCCGCGATTCCTTCTGGCGCCGCAACCACACACAGCACCGTGATATCCGCTGCACCGCGCGAGATCAGCAGACCGAGGGTGTGCGTCATCGACCCGCCGGTGGCCACCATCGGGTCAAGCACCATGACCGGTACATCCGTCAGGTCGTCGGGCAGCGAGTCCAGATACGGCACCGGCTGGTGGGTTTGCTCGTCGCGGGCGACACCGACAAAGCCAACGTGCGCCTCCGGCAAGGCGGCATGCGCCTCGTCGACCATCCCCAACCCCGCCCGCAACACAGGAACCAGCAGGGGTGGCTTGGTTAGCCGCGACCCGACCGTCTCGGCCAGCGGCGTACGGATCGGGACTGGCTCGCAGGGCGCATCGCGGGTGGCCTCATAGATCAACAGCAGCGTGAGCTCGCGCAGCGCTGCCCGGAAGCCGGCGTTGTCGGTGCGTTCGTCACGCAGCGTGGTCAGTCGGGCCGCGGCCAGTGGGTGGTCAACGACATGGACCTGCACGGCGTTGAACCCTATATAACAATCGTGGCTCGGTCCCCTAAAAGGGGGCTGATACGGGTGCGTCCATCCGCGCGACCGGTCAACCCCGTCCATATACTCCCGGCATGCTCCGCGGAATCCAGGCTCTCAGCCGGCCCCTGACCAGGGTATACCGTGCCTTGGCGGTGATCGGTGTCCTGGCAGCATCGTTGCTGGCCTCATGGGTCGGCGCTGTCCCACAAGTGGGTCTGGCAGCGAGTGCCCTGCCGACCTTCGCGCACGTGGTCATCGTGGTGGAGGAGAACCGCTCGCAGGCCGCCATCATCGGTAACAAGTCGGCTCCCTTCATCAATTCGCTGGCCGCCAACGGCGCGATGATGGCCCAGGCGTTCGCCGAAACACACCCGAGCGAACCGAACTACCTGGCACTGTTCGCTGGCAACACATTCGGGTTGACGAAGAACACCTGCCCCGTCAACGGCGGCGCGCTGCCCAACCTGGGTTCTGAGTTGCTCAGCGCCGGTTACACATTCATGGGGTTCGCCGAAGACTTGCCTGCGGTCGGCTCCACGGTGTGCAGTGCGGGCAAATACGCACGCAAACACGTGCCGTGGGTCAACTTCAGTAACGTGCCGACGACACTGTCGGTGCCGTTTTCGGCATTTCCGAAGCCGCAGAATTACCCCGGCCTGCCGACGGTGTCGTTTGTCATCCCTAACGCCGACAACGACATGCACGACGGCTCGATCGCCCAAGGCGACGCCTGGCTGAACCGCCACCTGTCGGCATATGCCAACTGGGCCAAGACAAACAACAGCCTGCTCGTTGTGACCTGGGACGAAGACGACGGCAGCAGCCGCAATCAGATCCCGACGGTGTTCTACGGCGCGCACGTGCGGCCCGGAACTTACAACGAGACCATCAGCCACTACAACGTGCTGTCCACATTGGAGCAGATCTACGGACTGCCCAAGACGGGTTATGCGACCAATGCTCCGCCAATAACCGATATTTGGGGCGACTAGCCGCCGTCGCTATTCTGTGCCGCATGGTTGCTGACCTCGTACCCATCCGCTTGAGCCTGTCCGCTGGTGACCGCTACACGCTGTGGGCTCCTCGCTGGCGGGATGCCGGCGACGAGTGGGAGGCGTTCCTGGGCAAAGACGACGACCTGTATGGCTTCGAGAGCGTCTCTGACCTGGTCGCGTTCGTGCGCACCGACACCGAGAACGACCTGGTCGACCACCCGGCATGGCAAGACCTGACCGGAGCCCACGCGCACAACCTCAATCCGGCCGAAGACAATCAGTTCGACCTGGTCGTCGTCGAGGAACTGCTGGCTGAGAAGCCGACGGCGGAGTCAGTGGCCGCGCTGGCCGCCTCATTGGCGATCGTATCCGCCATCGGATCGGTGTGCGAACTGGCGGCAGTGTCGAAGTTCTTCAACGGCAATCCCATCCTGGGCACGGTTTCCGGCGGGCTCGAACACTTCACCGGAAAAGCCGGCAATAAACGCTGGAATTCGATTGCCGAGGTCATCGGACGCAGCTGGGACGACGTGCTCGCGGCCATCGACGAGATCATCAGCACCCCCGAGGTCGACGCTGAGCTGTCGGAAAAGGTCGCCGAGGAGTTGGCGGAGGAGCCCGAGGGCGCCGAGGAAGTGGCGGCGGAGGTGGAGGCCACGCAGGACACGCAGGAGGCGGCCGAGTCCGACGACGAGGAAGCCGACGCACCCGGTGACAGTGTCGTACTGGGCGGCGATCGGGACTTCTGGTTGCAGGTGGGCATCGACCCGATCCAGATCATGACGGGCACCGCCACCTTCTACACGCTTCGCTGTTACCTGGATGATCGACCGATCTTCCTGGGCCGCAATGGTCGGATCAGTGTGTTTGGCTCCGAGCGGGCATTGGCCCGCTATCTTGCCGATGAGCACGACCACGACTTGTCGGACCTGAGCACCTACGACGACATCCGCACGGCCGCCACCGACGGCTCGCTGGCGGTTGCCGTTACCGACGACAACGTCTATGTGCTCAGTGGGCTGGTCGACGATTTTGCCGACGGGCCGGACGCGGTGGACCGTGAGCAGCTCGACCTGGCCGTCGAGCTGCTCCGCGATATCGGCGACTACTCCGAGGACAGCGCAGTCGACAAGGCACTCGAGACAACCCGCCCGCTGGGCCAGCTGGTGGCCTATGTGTTGGACCCCCACTCGGTCGGCAAACCCACGGCCCCGTATGCGGCGGCTGTCCGTGAATGGGAGAAATTGGAAAGGTTCGTGGAGTCGCGGCTCAGGCGCGAATAGGCACCGTCAGCCGGCGAAGGCTAGCCGCCGCGGCGCTTGCCGATGTCCAGGGCACACGCGG
Above is a window of Mycobacterium tuberculosis H37Rv DNA encoding:
- the pmmB gene encoding phosphomannomutase PmmB (phosphomannose mutase); translated protein: MTPENWIAHDPDPQTAAELAACGPDELKARFSRPLAFGTAGLRGHLRGGPDAMNLAVVLRATWAVARVLTDRGLAGSPVIVGRDARHGSPAFAAAAAEVLAAAGFSVLLLPDPAPTPVVAFAVRHTGAAAGIQITASHNPATDNGYKVYVDGGLQLLAPTDRQIEAAMATAPPADQIARKTVNPSENRASDLIDRYIQRAAGVRRCAGSVRVALTPLHGVGGAMAVETLRRAGFTEVHTVATQFAPNPDFPTVTLPNPEEPGATDALLTLATDVDADVAIALDPDADRCAVGIPTVSGWRMLSGDETGWLLGDYILSQTDDRASPPETRVVASTVVSSRMLAAIAAHHAAVHVETLTGFKWLARADANLPGTLVYAYEEAIGHCVDPTAVRDKDGISAAVLVCDLVAALKGQGRSVTDALDELARCYGVHEVAALSRPVSGAVETTDLMRRLREDPPRRLAGFPATVTDIGDTLILTGGDDNMLVRVAVRPSGTEPKLKCYLEIRCAVTGDLPAARQLVRARIDELSASVRRWW
- a CDS encoding hypothetical protein (A core mycobacterial gene; conserved in mycobacterial strains (See Marmiesse et al., 2004 PMID:14766927).); its protein translation is MVADLVPIRLSLSAGDRYTLWAPRWRDAGDEWEAFLGKDDDLYGFESVSDLVAFVRTDTENDLVDHPAWQDLTGAHAHNLNPAEDNQFDLVVVEELLAEKPTAESVAALAASLAIVSAIGSVCELAAVSKFFNGNPILGTVSGGLEHFTGKAGNKRWNSIAEVIGRSWDDVLAAIDEIISTPEVDAELSEKVAEELAEEPEGAEEVAAEVEATQDTQEAAESDDEEADAPGDSVVLGGDRDFWLQVGIDPIQIMTGTATFYTLRCYLDDRPIFLGRNGRISVFGSERALARYLADEHDHDLSDLSTYDDIRTAATDGSLAVAVTDDNVYVLSGLVDDFADGPDAVDREQLDLAVELLRDIGDYSEDSAVDKALETTRPLGQLVAYVLDPHSVGKPTAPYAAAVREWEKLERFVESRLRRE
- the deoD gene encoding purine nucleoside phosphorylase (inosine phosphorylase (PNP)) is translated as MADPRPDPDELARRAAQVIADRTGIGEHDVAVVLGSGWLPAVAALGSPTTVLPQAELPGFVPPTAAGHAGELLSVPIGAHRVLVLAGRIHAYEGHDLRYVVHPVRAARAAGAQIMVLTNAAGGLRADLQVGQPVLISDHLNLTARSPLVGGEFVDLTDAYSPRLRELARQSDPQLAEGVYAGLPGPHYETPAEIRMLQTLGADLVGMSTVHETIAARAAGAEVLGVSLVTNLAAGITGEPLSHAEVLAAGAASATRMGALLADVIARF
- the upp gene encoding uracil phosphoribosyltransferase (Upp (UMP pyrophosphorylase) (uprtase) (UMP diphosphorylase)), which produces MQVHVVDHPLAAARLTTLRDERTDNAGFRAALRELTLLLIYEATRDAPCEPVPIRTPLAETVGSRLTKPPLLVPVLRAGLGMVDEAHAALPEAHVGFVGVARDEQTHQPVPYLDSLPDDLTDVPVMVLDPMVATGGSMTHTLGLLISRGAADITVLCVVAAPEGIAALQKAAPNVRLFTAAIDEGLNEVAYIVPGLGDAGDRQFGPR
- the sapM gene encoding acid phosphatase (acid phosphomonoesterase (phosphomonoesterase) (glycerophosphatase)); amino-acid sequence: MLRGIQALSRPLTRVYRALAVIGVLAASLLASWVGAVPQVGLAASALPTFAHVVIVVEENRSQAAIIGNKSAPFINSLAANGAMMAQAFAETHPSEPNYLALFAGNTFGLTKNTCPVNGGALPNLGSELLSAGYTFMGFAEDLPAVGSTVCSAGKYARKHVPWVNFSNVPTTLSVPFSAFPKPQNYPGLPTVSFVIPNADNDMHDGSIAQGDAWLNRHLSAYANWAKTNNSLLVVTWDEDDGSSRNQIPTVFYGAHVRPGTYNETISHYNVLSTLEQIYGLPKTGYATNAPPITDIWGD